In Indicator indicator isolate 239-I01 chromosome 28, UM_Iind_1.1, whole genome shotgun sequence, one DNA window encodes the following:
- the PRRT1B gene encoding proline rich transmembrane protein 1B: MEAEEPAGLAEQRGGSGAAGGLQDPGTRRDPPTPPVGGPVVVAAVTNAAFEEDPPPYTPPDPKSLHLLYPPFPSGFSPQAPVVYQPGPGGPFPPQGIPSAPLPYPTFNGQPSAGSAQRLPRDYLVESVLVTVFCCLLSGVIALVYSYETRAALSRGDVVQANAASKKAQSLVLFSLLFGLFASISWVIYVLVSLNL; the protein is encoded by the exons ATGGAGGCTGAGGAGCCGGCGGGGCTAGCGGAGCAGCGCGGGGGCAGCGGAGCAGCCGGGGGGCTGCAGGACCCCGGGACCCGCAGGGACCCTCCAACCCCTCCTGTGGGTGGGCCGGTGGTGGTGGCGGCGGTCACCAACGCGGCCTTCGAGGAGGACCCCCCGCCCTACACCCCGCCGGACCCCAAGAGCCTGCACCTCCTTTACCCTCCCTTCCCGTCCGGATTCTCCCCGCAGGCTCCGGTCGTCTACCAGCCGGGGCCGGGGGGGCCCTTCCCACCCCAGGGCATCCCTTCTGCCCCCCTGCCCTACCCCACC TTCAACGGACAGCCGAGCGCGGGGTCGGCGCAGCGCCTGCCCAGGGACTACCTGGTGGAGTCGGTGCTGGTGACCgtcttctgctgcctgctctccgGGGTCATCGCCCTCGTCTACTCCTACGAG ACCCGAGCTGCACTCAGCCGCGGGGACGTGGTCCAGGCGAACGCGGCATCCAAAAAGGCACAGTCCCTGGtcctcttcagcctcctcttcggGTTGTTCGCTTCCATCAGCTGGGTCATCTACGTCCTGGTGTCCCTGAACCTATGA
- the UCK1 gene encoding uridine-cytidine kinase 1, with protein MASAGGAESERPHPKPFLIGVSGGTASGKSTVCEKIMELLGQNEVERRQRKVLILSQDSFYKVLTVEQQAKALKGQYNFDHPDAFDNDLMHTTLKSIVEGRTVEVPTYDFVTHSRLAETTVVYPADVVLFEGILVFYNQDIRDMFHLRLFVDTDSDVRLSRRVLRDMKRGRDLEQILTQYTTFVKPAFEEFCLPTKKYADVIIPRGVDNMVAINLIVQHIQDILNGDICKWQRGAVNGHSRSSKRPFPEQPEGGAVLGAGKRSHLESSSRPH; from the exons ATGGCCTCCGCCGGTGGCGCCGAGTCCGAGCGGCCGCACCCCAAGCCCTTCCTCATCGGTGTCAGCGGCGGCACCGCCAGCGGCAAG TCCACAGTGTGCGAGAAGatcatggagctgctggggcagaacGAGGTGGAGCGGCGGCAGCGGAAGGTGCTGATCCTCAGCCAGGACTCCTTCTACAAGGTGCTGACAGTCGAGCAGCAAGCCAAGGCGCTCAAGGGCCAGTACAACTTCGACCACCCGG ATGCTTTTGACAATGATTTGATGCACACAACCCTGAAGAGCATCGTTGAGGGCAGGACTGTTGAGGTACCAACCTACGACTTCGTGACCCACTCTAG GCTGGCAGAGACCACAGTGGTCTACCCTGCTGATGTTGTGCTCTTCGAGGGGATCCTGGTTTTCTACAACCAGGACATCCGGGACATGTTCCACCTGCGGCTCTTCGTGGACACCGACTCCGACGTCCGTCTGTCCCGCAGAG TGCTGCGAGATATGAAGCGTGGGAGGGACCTGGAGCAGATCCTCACGCAGTACACCACCTTCGTCAAGCCTGCCTTCGAGGAGTTCTGCCTGCCG ACCAAGAAGTATGCAGATGTGATCATCCCCCGAGGAGTTGACAACATGG TTGCCATCAACCTCATCGTGCAGCACATTCAGGACATCCTCAACGGAGACATCTGCAAGTGGCAGCGTGGGGCTGTGAACGGCCACAGCCGCAGCTCCAAGCGGCCGTTCCCGGAGCAGCCAGAGGGCGGCGCTGTGCTGGGGGCCGGCAAACGCTCCCACCTGGAGTCCAGCAGCCGCCCTCACTGA